Within the Dehalococcoidia bacterium genome, the region TGAGGGCGCCCCAGACGCCGGCGGGCAGGTCTGGCACCGGCGTGGCGGTCGGCGCGGGACGCGGGGTCGCGGTGGCGTCGGGGTTAGCGACGGTGGCGCTGCCGGGGTTCATCGCCACCCAGGCGAACACGGCGGCGAGCAGCATGGACGGCACGAGCAGGATACGAAGCGCGGTCATGGGGCACCTCCTGTGATGCTAGTACAGCGCAGCGCGGGTGATGGTTCCGGACGGGTGGCTGGCGGTTGGGCTACGCGTCGTAACCGATGGGTGTGTTGGTGGTTGTCCGCGTGCGGCGGACGTGAACAGCCGAGGGCGGCTGGTCTCCGCGCTTCGCGTCAGGTGTACCGGCGACGGAGACAAACATGTGCAGCCACGGCAGGGCGGCGATGCGGAGGGGCGTCATCGAACGCCAGTGGTTGTCCCGCCTGCGGCGCACGGAACAGCCGAGGGCGGCTGTTCTCCACGCTGCGCGTCTAGTCTTGTCGCGCACGCCAGGCCATGCGAGCGGGATGCGCGCTAGGGCAGGGATTCGGCGATGCGGAGGGCGTCGTCGAACGCGAGCGCCGTTTCCATGCGGAAGAACGTCTGGCCGTCGTTCCAGATGAGCGTGTTGGCTTCGACGGTGCGGTCGGAGCCGGGGACGAATACGCCGCCGGCGTCGTAGAACTGGACGATGTGGGCGCCGCCGCTGACCCATCGCGCGGGCATGCCGTCGACGAAGGTGTCCTCGACGGTGACGCCGGGCGGGGCGCCCTTGCCGAAGTTCGCGTCGGAGGGAAGGCGGGCCTGCCAGAGGTCGAACTCGTCATAACGGATCACGGCGACGGCCTGGTCGCCGTAACGGACGATGTAGGTGGCGCGCGGATCTTCGCCGGCGGGCAGCACCAGGTCGAAGCCCGTCGCGTCGCTCGCATCGTCGATGGACGTCAGCCACGCGCGCGACGCGATGTCGTCGGGCGGCGGCAGCGGCGTTTCGGCGGGGATGACTTCGATCTCGGAACCTTCGATGCCGAAGAAGTCGGCGACCGCGGAGCGGCTCGACGGGACGGCCAGCGTCGCCACGATCGCCGCCAGGACGATGGCGAGCGCGGCGCCGGCGAACGCGAACGGCGGGCGCGTGTGCGGGGTCGTGCGCCGCGTTGCGGGCGTTCCGGCGATCGAAGCGAGCACGCCTGCGCGCAGCGACGGCGTCGCTGGATATGACGCCCGCGCGGCAATCGCGCCGATATCCCGGTCAAAGGTGGACTCATTCATGGATGGCCTCCGCCAGTTGCGGGTATTTCTGCTCGATCAACTCGCGCAGACGCTTGCTTGCGCGGTGCAGCCTGGATTTCACGGTGCCGGCCGGCTTGCCGATCGTCGCGGCGATCTCACGCTCGGGCAGGTCGAGGAAGTAGCGCAGGTGCAGCACGACGCGGTCATCGAGCGGCAGTTCGTTGATGGCGCGGGCGAGTGTGGATGCGTGGGCATCGCCAAGCGAGACGTCGGGCGCTTCGGTGGACGTCGGGGTGATGGCGGCGAAACGTCCGAGCAGGCCCGTCCGACGCTGCCGTGAGCGGACCTCGTTGATCGCGGTGTTGGTGACGATCCGCAGCAGCCAAGGCCGGAAGGGCTCGCCGCGTCGGAAGCTGGCGAGGTGGCGATAGGCGCGGATGAAGGCGTCCTGGGCGACGTCTTCCGCGGCGGGGGCATCGCGCACGACGAGGTATGCCGCACGGAAGGCGACCTCCTGGTATTGCTCGACGAGCGAGCCGAAGGCGGCGTGGTCGCCGCTGCGGGCGCGCTCGATCGCTTCGGCTTCGCCGATGAGCGTCTGTTTCACGTGCTAACGGTACACCGGTGGGTGTGGGGTGGTTCCGTTTGGGCGTCCGGGGATGTTGGATGTTGGAAGGAGGGAGTCATCATTCGGTGCGGCATTCACAAAGGGTGGGGTGGGGTCGTAAGATGGATGGGAGTCGTGATTAGGAGATGCGCCCCGAGGGGCCTGAAAGGAAGCTTCGCATGCGGAGAGTGGCAGTCGTCGGCGCGGGCATGACGCGCTTCGGAAAGTGGATGGACCGCGGGCTTAAGGATCTGGGGCGCGAGGCCGTCGAGGGCGCGATGAAGGAAGCGGGCGTCGAGCAGTCGCAAATCGAGGCGGCCATCGTCGGCAACGCGACGGCGGGGCTGATTACCGGCCAGGAGATGATCCGCGCACAGGTGATCCTGCGCGAGATGGGCTTCGGCGACATCCCGATGATCAACACCGAGAACGCGTGCGCGAGTTCGTCGACGGCGTTCCACCTGGCGTGGATGTACGTCGCGTCGGGCATGTATGACGTCGTGCTCGCGCTGGGCGTCGAGAAGCTCTAC harbors:
- a CDS encoding sigma-70 family RNA polymerase sigma factor, which encodes MKQTLIGEAEAIERARSGDHAAFGSLVEQYQEVAFRAAYLVVRDAPAAEDVAQDAFIRAYRHLASFRRGEPFRPWLLRIVTNTAINEVRSRQRRTGLLGRFAAITPTSTEAPDVSLGDAHASTLARAINELPLDDRVVLHLRYFLDLPEREIAATIGKPAGTVKSRLHRASKRLRELIEQKYPQLAEAIHE